The Zeimonas sediminis genome window below encodes:
- a CDS encoding DUF4136 domain-containing protein — MKGFVSGLLRRVLAPLGAAALLAACATPVSSDLTVFHEWPSQAPRTYRFAATETQLDSLEHASYRQQMRGELARVGFTETAQAPRFEVRFDTAVAPRHERRLEYTQPYVQPWFWWGTWGRHGGVSIAAPWPGYYGPYAVERDVSWYEYRLRVEIRDLGAGGRKVYEATAVAAGGAPSIAGAMPYLARAVFADFPGLSGVTRRVEVPREAVEPAAR, encoded by the coding sequence ATGAAAGGCTTCGTTTCCGGACTCCTCAGGCGGGTGCTCGCGCCGCTCGGCGCCGCGGCCTTGCTGGCTGCCTGCGCGACCCCGGTCTCCAGCGACCTGACCGTGTTCCACGAGTGGCCGTCGCAGGCGCCTCGCACCTATCGCTTCGCGGCCACCGAAACGCAGCTCGACAGCCTCGAGCACGCGAGCTACCGGCAGCAGATGCGCGGCGAGCTCGCGCGAGTCGGGTTCACCGAAACCGCGCAGGCGCCGCGTTTCGAGGTTCGCTTCGACACCGCGGTGGCGCCGCGGCACGAGCGGCGGCTGGAATACACGCAGCCCTACGTGCAGCCCTGGTTCTGGTGGGGCACCTGGGGCCGGCACGGCGGCGTGTCGATCGCCGCGCCCTGGCCCGGCTACTACGGCCCGTATGCGGTCGAGCGCGACGTCAGCTGGTACGAGTACCGGCTCAGGGTGGAAATCCGCGACCTGGGCGCGGGCGGCCGCAAGGTCTACGAAGCGACTGCGGTGGCCGCCGGCGGGGCGCCGTCGATCGCCGGCGCGATGCCCTACCTGGCGCGGGCGGTCTTTGCGGACTTTCCGGGTCTGTCCGGGGTCACCCGGCGAGTCGAGGTGCCGCGCGAGGCGGTGGAGCCGGCGGCGCGCTGA
- the pepN gene encoding aminopeptidase N: protein MRTEQPVTIRRSDYTPPAFLVERIALVFELLPEAARVESTLALRRNPAAGPTAPLALDGEDLELEGLWLDGEPLPPARYTASEAGLAIDALPDACELRIVTRIAPAANTTLSGLYVSNGNFFTQCEAEGFRRITYFPDRPDVMARYTVTLRAPRERFPVLLSNGNLVAERDGPAPAWVDGPAASEAWHEAVWEDPFPKPSYLFALVAGRLVATEAQLTTMSGREVLLQVWVEPGNEDRTGHAMQSLIRAIRWDEARFGLELDLDRFMIVAVSDFNMGAMENKGLNVFNTKYVFAHPRIATDQDFAGVESVVGHEYFHNWTGNRVTCRDWFQLTLKEGLTVFRDQEFSADVMAEQAGNEAGAASARAVKRIEDVRVLRAAQFPEDAGPMAHPIRPDSYQEINNFYTVTVYEKGAEVIRMLQTLVGRDGFRKGMDLYFARHDGQAVTCDDFVAAIADANGADLSRFGRWYSQAGTPRVVVAGSHDAAGRRYRLELRQACPPSPGQPDKQPFHIPFAVGLVGPDGRDLPLRPSPACAAAVRRIETGGGRATAVLDLTDPAQVFEFEGIDTPPVPSLGRNFSAPVVVEHAYDDAQLAFLAAHDSDPFNRWEAAQRLATRCVLAVLDGAAPAERCAPLVAAIARVVDDPDLDAAFREQVVVLPSEGFIAEQLAVVDPVALRAARDAVRGELARALAGRWRAIVEGLSTGAPWTPDAKAAGERALKNAALAYWVDSGDSDAIAAAQVQFERADNMTDRAGALQALLRAGGEPRERALAAFEKTFADEPLVMDKWFSMQATMPRRPGDPPVLERVRALASHPAFSLRNPNRVRALVGSFCHGNLAEFHAGDGAGYAWWADRVLELDPLNPQVAARLARALDRWRKFTPERQAAMRAALERVAAAEHLSRDVREIVTKALAA from the coding sequence ATGCGAACCGAACAGCCCGTCACGATCCGCCGTTCCGACTATACCCCGCCGGCCTTCCTGGTCGAACGGATCGCGCTCGTCTTCGAACTGCTGCCCGAGGCCGCTCGGGTCGAGTCGACGCTGGCGCTGCGGCGCAACCCGGCAGCCGGCCCGACGGCACCGCTGGCGCTCGACGGCGAAGACCTCGAACTCGAGGGCCTCTGGCTCGACGGCGAGCCGCTGCCGCCGGCCAGGTACACCGCGTCGGAAGCCGGCCTGGCGATCGACGCGCTGCCCGACGCCTGCGAGTTGCGCATCGTCACCCGGATCGCGCCCGCCGCGAACACGACTCTCTCCGGCCTCTACGTTTCGAACGGCAACTTCTTCACCCAGTGCGAGGCCGAGGGCTTCCGGCGGATCACCTACTTCCCCGACCGGCCCGACGTGATGGCCCGCTACACGGTGACGCTGCGCGCGCCGCGCGAGCGCTTCCCGGTGCTGCTGTCCAACGGCAACCTGGTCGCCGAGCGCGACGGCCCGGCGCCGGCGTGGGTCGACGGGCCGGCGGCGAGCGAGGCCTGGCACGAGGCGGTCTGGGAAGACCCCTTCCCGAAGCCCAGCTACCTGTTCGCGCTGGTCGCCGGGCGGCTGGTCGCCACCGAGGCGCAACTGACCACGATGTCGGGCCGCGAGGTGCTGCTGCAGGTCTGGGTCGAGCCGGGCAACGAGGACCGAACCGGCCACGCGATGCAGTCGCTGATCCGCGCGATCCGCTGGGACGAGGCCCGCTTCGGGCTGGAGCTCGACCTCGACCGCTTCATGATCGTGGCCGTGTCCGATTTCAACATGGGCGCGATGGAGAACAAGGGACTGAACGTCTTCAACACGAAGTACGTGTTCGCCCATCCGCGCATCGCCACCGACCAGGACTTCGCAGGCGTCGAGTCGGTGGTCGGCCACGAGTACTTCCACAACTGGACCGGCAACCGGGTCACCTGCCGCGACTGGTTCCAGCTGACGCTGAAGGAGGGCCTGACGGTCTTCCGCGACCAGGAGTTCTCCGCCGACGTGATGGCCGAGCAGGCCGGCAACGAGGCCGGCGCGGCGAGCGCCCGGGCGGTCAAGCGGATCGAGGACGTCCGGGTGCTGCGCGCCGCGCAGTTCCCCGAGGACGCCGGCCCGATGGCGCACCCGATCCGGCCCGACAGCTACCAGGAGATCAACAACTTCTACACGGTCACCGTCTACGAGAAGGGCGCCGAGGTCATCCGGATGCTGCAGACCCTGGTCGGGCGCGACGGCTTCCGCAAGGGCATGGACCTCTATTTCGCGCGCCACGACGGCCAGGCTGTCACCTGCGACGACTTCGTCGCGGCGATCGCCGACGCGAACGGCGCCGACCTCTCCCGGTTCGGCCGCTGGTACTCGCAGGCCGGCACGCCCAGGGTGGTCGTTGCCGGCAGCCACGACGCGGCCGGGCGGCGCTACCGGCTCGAATTGCGGCAGGCCTGCCCGCCGTCGCCGGGCCAGCCGGACAAGCAGCCCTTCCACATCCCGTTCGCGGTCGGCCTGGTCGGCCCCGACGGCCGCGACCTGCCGCTTCGGCCATCGCCCGCTTGCGCCGCCGCCGTCCGGCGCATCGAGACCGGGGGCGGGCGGGCGACCGCCGTGCTCGACCTGACCGATCCCGCGCAGGTCTTCGAGTTCGAGGGCATCGACACGCCGCCCGTGCCCTCGCTGGGACGCAACTTCTCGGCCCCGGTCGTCGTCGAGCATGCCTACGACGACGCGCAACTCGCGTTCCTGGCCGCGCACGACAGCGACCCGTTCAACCGCTGGGAAGCCGCGCAGCGGCTCGCCACCCGCTGCGTGCTCGCGGTGCTCGACGGCGCCGCGCCGGCCGAGCGCTGCGCGCCGCTGGTCGCGGCGATCGCGCGGGTCGTCGACGACCCCGATCTGGACGCCGCCTTCCGCGAGCAGGTGGTCGTGCTGCCCTCCGAAGGCTTCATCGCCGAGCAGCTCGCCGTCGTCGACCCGGTGGCGCTGCGCGCCGCGCGCGACGCAGTGCGCGGCGAGCTCGCGCGGGCGCTCGCCGGCCGGTGGCGCGCGATCGTCGAGGGGCTTTCGACCGGCGCGCCCTGGACGCCCGACGCAAAGGCCGCCGGCGAGCGCGCGCTGAAGAACGCCGCGCTGGCCTACTGGGTCGACAGCGGCGACAGCGACGCGATCGCCGCGGCGCAGGTCCAGTTCGAGCGCGCCGACAACATGACCGACCGCGCCGGCGCCCTGCAGGCGCTGCTGAGGGCCGGCGGCGAACCGCGCGAGCGCGCGCTGGCCGCCTTCGAGAAGACCTTCGCCGACGAGCCGCTGGTCATGGACAAGTGGTTCTCGATGCAGGCCACGATGCCCCGCCGCCCCGGCGATCCGCCGGTGCTCGAGCGCGTGCGCGCGCTGGCTTCGCATCCGGCCTTCTCGCTGCGCAACCCGAACCGCGTGCGCGCGCTGGTCGGCAGCTTCTGCCACGGCAACCTCGCCGAGTTCCACGCGGGCGACGGCGCGGGCTACGCCTGGTGGGCCGACCGCGTGCTGGAACTCGACCCGCTGAATCCGCAGGTCGCGGCGCGGCTGGCCCGCGCGCTCGACCGCTGGCGCAAGTTCACGCCCGAGCGGCAGGCGGCGATGCGCGCTGCGCTCGAACGCGTGGCCGCCGCCGAACACCTGTCGCGCGACGTGCGCGAGATAGTCACCAAGGCGCTGGCCGCCTGA